From Bacillus sp. Bos-x628, the proteins below share one genomic window:
- the ruvB gene encoding Holliday junction branch migration DNA helicase RuvB → MDERLVSTEAENHESAIEQSLRPQTLSQYIGQQKVKDNLSVFIEAARMRQETLDHVLLYGPPGLGKTTLASIIANEMNVQLRTTSGPAIERPGDLAAILTSLEPGDVLFIDEIHRLQRSIEEVLYPAMEDFCLDIVIGKGDTARSVRLDLPPFTLVGATTRVGLLTAPLRDRFGVHARLEYYEQRDLAHIVARTAELFDIGIDIRSAEEIARRSRGTPRVANRLLRRVRDFAQVLGNHVITQDIAEDALERLQVDRLGLDHIDHKLLLSMIEKFRGGPVGLDTISATIGEESHTIEDVYEPYLLQIGFLQRTPRGRIVTREAYEHFRMEGPACD, encoded by the coding sequence ATGGATGAACGGCTCGTCTCGACTGAAGCAGAAAACCATGAATCAGCCATTGAGCAAAGTCTGCGACCACAGACACTTAGCCAGTATATTGGTCAGCAAAAAGTAAAGGATAACCTCAGTGTATTTATCGAAGCTGCCCGAATGAGGCAGGAAACGCTAGATCACGTCCTTTTATACGGACCGCCTGGACTTGGGAAAACTACACTTGCGTCTATCATTGCAAATGAAATGAATGTACAGTTGCGTACGACATCTGGACCTGCCATCGAGCGTCCTGGTGATTTGGCAGCCATCTTGACTTCACTTGAACCTGGTGACGTTCTTTTTATTGATGAAATACATCGTCTCCAGCGTTCCATAGAAGAAGTGCTGTATCCAGCGATGGAAGACTTCTGTCTAGACATCGTTATTGGGAAAGGAGATACAGCACGTTCTGTTCGGCTTGATTTACCACCATTTACACTTGTGGGCGCAACGACACGTGTCGGACTTTTAACTGCACCGCTTCGAGACAGGTTTGGCGTACATGCAAGATTGGAATACTATGAGCAAAGAGATTTAGCGCATATCGTTGCACGAACAGCAGAGTTATTTGATATCGGTATTGACATTCGCTCAGCTGAAGAGATTGCGAGACGTTCTAGGGGAACACCGAGGGTAGCCAATCGTTTGCTGAGAAGGGTCAGAGATTTTGCGCAGGTGCTTGGAAATCATGTCATTACACAGGACATTGCAGAAGATGCACTTGAACGTCTTCAAGTCGATCGCCTTGGGTTAGACCATATTGACCATAAGTTGCTTTTAAGTATGATTGAGAAGTTTAGAGGCGGTCCTGTTGGACTTGATACGATCTCAGCGACGATTGGAGAAGAATCACATACGATTGAGGATGTGTACGAACCGTATCTACTGCAAATTGGGTTCCTGCAAAGAACACCGAGAGGGCGGATCGTCACAAGAGAAGCGTATGAACACTTTCGAATGGAGGGTCCTGCTTGTGACTGA
- a CDS encoding post-transcriptional regulator → MEQHPAAIYKDHLKPFLVSKLEEFIILGYKDVDLEELWSYLENKKWKKKREYSIHELATDILSVKIGEFMNYATVQSFKTSAILGSEDGKNMLDELLK, encoded by the coding sequence TTGGAACAACATCCGGCTGCTATATACAAAGATCATTTAAAGCCTTTTCTGGTCAGTAAGCTTGAAGAATTCATCATTTTGGGTTATAAAGATGTAGATTTAGAGGAATTATGGTCATACTTAGAGAATAAGAAGTGGAAGAAAAAACGAGAGTATTCGATTCATGAATTGGCCACAGATATTTTATCTGTGAAGATTGGCGAATTTATGAACTATGCAACCGTTCAGTCGTTTAAAACGTCTGCTATTTTAGGCAGTGAAGACGGCAAGAATATGCTAGATGAACTGTTGAAATAA
- a CDS encoding BofC C-terminal domain-containing protein, whose protein sequence is MTSILFFATDMEGKEHLQRQPKTMTVQLEKVYLDGDVSIERHQTSLEKRETFWKQYKGWTLVEQRADFALFRKQMDDISPLSKANGYIGLSEGGVISTFHGRPDGWAEPVHLFFQIDTSRLESHVEEQLQNGIPFRTKDEFEHVLEVMKPYRNEISY, encoded by the coding sequence ATGACAAGTATACTTTTCTTCGCAACGGATATGGAAGGAAAAGAACACTTGCAAAGGCAACCAAAAACAATGACCGTTCAGCTTGAAAAAGTATATTTAGACGGTGATGTGAGTATTGAAAGACATCAAACATCATTGGAAAAAAGAGAAACATTTTGGAAGCAATATAAAGGCTGGACATTGGTAGAACAAAGAGCAGATTTTGCCCTTTTTAGAAAACAAATGGATGATATCTCTCCTTTAAGTAAAGCGAACGGATATATCGGATTATCAGAAGGCGGTGTCATTTCAACGTTTCATGGAAGGCCAGATGGCTGGGCGGAGCCTGTTCATCTTTTTTTTCAAATTGATACGTCCCGTTTAGAAAGTCATGTTGAGGAGCAGTTGCAAAATGGCATTCCTTTTCGCACAAAAGATGAATTTGAGCATGTGCTTGAGGTGATGAAGCCTTATCGAAATGAAATCTCATATTAG
- a CDS encoding TIGR04086 family membrane protein, translated as MQETKQIGKGILSGLVAIFVIMIVTSLLVSLLLTFTSMQESSFTWMIMILSFAALFLGGIISGGKAKERGWLIGAMTSFIFSLTVFLFQYLGFGETFSPEQLIYHAAFLGICMLGGMIGVNLRGK; from the coding sequence ATGCAGGAAACAAAACAGATAGGAAAAGGAATTTTATCAGGCTTAGTTGCCATTTTTGTAATAATGATTGTCACAAGTTTACTTGTGTCACTCTTGCTCACCTTTACAAGTATGCAGGAATCGTCGTTTACATGGATGATTATGATATTGTCCTTTGCAGCGCTTTTTCTAGGAGGAATCATTTCGGGGGGAAAAGCGAAGGAGCGAGGCTGGCTCATTGGCGCCATGACTTCTTTTATTTTTTCTCTGACTGTCTTCTTATTTCAGTATTTAGGATTTGGAGAAACCTTTTCACCAGAACAATTGATATATCATGCCGCCTTTTTAGGTATTTGCATGCTGGGCGGAATGATCGGCGTCAATCTTCGAGGCAAATAA
- the tgt gene encoding tRNA guanosine(34) transglycosylase Tgt, whose product MSQIPIRYEFMKTCKQTGARLGRVHTPHGSFETPVFMPVGTLATVKTMAPEELKAMDAGIILSNTYHLWLRPGHDIVKEAGGLHKFMNWDRAILTDSGGFQVFSLSEFRKIEEEGVHFRHHLNGDKLFLSPEKAMEIQNALGSDIMMAFDECPPYPAEYDYMKRSVERTSRWAERCLTAHQRPEDQGLFGIVQGGEYEELRKQSAKNLVSLDFPGYAIGGLSVGEPKDVMNRVLEFTTPFLPADKPRYLMGVGSPDSLIDGAIRGIDMFDCVLPTRIARNGTLMTSEGRLVVKNAKYARDFRPIDENCNCYTCKNYTRAYIRHLIRTNETFGIRLTTYHNLHFLLKLMEQVREAIREDRLGDFKEEFFERYGFNKPNAKNF is encoded by the coding sequence TTGTCGCAAATACCGATACGTTATGAGTTCATGAAAACATGCAAACAAACAGGTGCGCGTCTTGGGCGAGTTCATACACCGCACGGTTCCTTTGAAACGCCTGTGTTTATGCCAGTAGGAACACTTGCTACAGTGAAAACAATGGCGCCTGAAGAGCTAAAAGCGATGGATGCAGGCATTATTTTAAGTAACACTTATCATCTATGGCTTCGCCCAGGCCATGACATTGTGAAAGAGGCAGGTGGCCTGCACAAGTTTATGAACTGGGATCGCGCTATTCTCACTGATTCTGGCGGGTTCCAAGTCTTTTCTCTCAGTGAATTTAGAAAGATTGAAGAAGAAGGTGTTCACTTCCGTCATCACTTAAACGGAGATAAGCTATTTCTTTCTCCTGAAAAAGCGATGGAGATTCAAAATGCGCTCGGATCTGATATTATGATGGCATTTGATGAATGTCCACCATATCCAGCTGAATACGATTATATGAAACGATCTGTTGAACGGACAAGCAGGTGGGCAGAGCGATGCTTGACAGCACACCAACGTCCAGAGGACCAAGGGCTGTTTGGGATTGTCCAAGGAGGAGAATACGAAGAGCTTCGTAAACAAAGTGCGAAAAATCTTGTTTCACTTGATTTCCCTGGATATGCTATTGGAGGATTATCAGTAGGTGAACCAAAAGATGTAATGAACCGTGTACTCGAATTCACAACTCCATTTTTGCCAGCAGATAAGCCAAGATATTTAATGGGCGTAGGCTCACCAGATTCATTGATTGATGGAGCCATTCGAGGTATAGACATGTTTGACTGTGTACTGCCAACGAGGATTGCAAGAAATGGTACGCTCATGACAAGTGAAGGACGACTTGTCGTGAAAAATGCAAAATATGCACGTGATTTCAGACCAATTGATGAGAATTGTAATTGTTATACGTGCAAAAACTATACACGTGCATATATTAGACACTTAATCCGTACGAATGAAACTTTTGGCATTCGATTAACAACTTATCATAATCTTCATTTTCTGTTAAAATTAATGGAGCAGGTGAGAGAAGCTATTCGTGAGGATCGTTTAGGTGATTTTAAAGAAGAGTTTTTTGAGCGTTACGGTTTCAACAAACCGAATGCGAAAAACTTTTAA
- the yajC gene encoding preprotein translocase subunit YajC: MDGGMGSIIMIVVMFAVLYFLLIRPQQKQQKAVRQMQQSLSKGDKIVTIGGLHGEIDSIDESKVVIKTSENNRLTFDRRAIRELVDKG; encoded by the coding sequence ATGGATGGTGGTATGGGTTCAATCATTATGATTGTTGTCATGTTTGCTGTGCTTTACTTCTTGTTAATCCGTCCACAGCAAAAGCAACAAAAAGCTGTGCGTCAGATGCAGCAATCTTTATCAAAAGGCGATAAAATCGTCACAATCGGAGGCTTACACGGTGAGATCGACTCAATCGATGAATCAAAAGTGGTCATCAAAACAAGTGAAAACAACCGTTTAACTTTCGACCGTCGTGCTATTAGAGAATTAGTTGATAAAGGCTAA
- the spoVB gene encoding stage V sporulation protein B: MTKQTFLRGTIILILAGFITRVLGFVNRIVIARFIGEEGVGLYMMAAPTFFLAVTLTQFGLPVAISKLVAEAEARGDKQKTKRILVISLAITGTLSLIFTPLFLWFAPIMAEKMLTDPRTVYPLLAITPVVPIIAISSVLRGYFQGKQQMSPLAISQVLEQVARISLVAICTTAFLPYGIEYAAAGAMISSVIGEMISLAYLMIAFRYKKTIRIRKQFFQAIHDGKDTFKQLMNIALPTTGSRFIGNISWFLEPIVVAQSLAIAGYAAVEATRQYGELTGLALTLLTLPSFITYSLSTALVPAISEGMEQNKRKTVEYRLKQAMRLCLLSGGMSCIILFVYAEDLTIMMYGSSHAAIYVKFMAPFFLLYYFQGPLQAVLQALNLAGAAMTNSLIGAVVKTGMIFILASQPSFGIMGAALAILIGIVLVTLLHAATVGKILPIHLPLREYGTCVFVILGTGGVSMWLKHQVNGVFSAPLELVVLIAMTCMLYVILLICLGLITREELRRVPFIGRLF; the protein is encoded by the coding sequence TTGACGAAGCAAACGTTTTTAAGAGGAACGATTATTTTAATTTTAGCCGGTTTTATCACTAGAGTATTGGGTTTTGTGAATCGAATTGTGATTGCAAGGTTCATTGGCGAAGAAGGTGTCGGGCTTTATATGATGGCAGCGCCAACCTTTTTTCTTGCCGTTACTTTGACACAATTTGGATTGCCTGTCGCAATCAGTAAGCTTGTCGCAGAGGCAGAAGCGCGGGGTGACAAACAAAAAACCAAACGCATTCTGGTCATATCACTTGCGATCACAGGAACACTCAGCCTGATTTTCACACCGCTCTTTTTGTGGTTTGCCCCTATTATGGCAGAAAAGATGCTGACAGATCCTAGAACTGTGTATCCACTGCTTGCTATTACACCGGTTGTGCCGATTATTGCCATATCCAGTGTATTGCGAGGCTACTTCCAAGGCAAACAGCAGATGAGCCCACTTGCAATATCTCAGGTGCTGGAACAGGTGGCAAGAATTTCTCTTGTGGCTATATGTACAACGGCTTTCCTTCCTTATGGCATTGAATATGCGGCAGCTGGTGCGATGATTTCCTCTGTCATTGGAGAGATGATTTCACTTGCTTACCTCATGATCGCCTTTCGTTATAAAAAAACGATCCGTATTCGAAAGCAATTCTTTCAGGCTATTCATGACGGGAAGGACACGTTTAAGCAACTAATGAACATTGCCTTGCCTACAACAGGGAGCCGCTTTATTGGCAATATTTCTTGGTTTTTAGAGCCCATAGTTGTCGCACAAAGCCTTGCCATTGCCGGATATGCAGCCGTTGAAGCCACTAGACAGTACGGAGAATTGACTGGACTTGCGCTCACCCTTCTAACACTCCCAAGTTTTATTACGTATTCTCTATCCACAGCCCTCGTCCCAGCAATCAGTGAAGGAATGGAGCAAAACAAACGCAAAACGGTGGAATACCGGCTGAAGCAGGCGATGCGCCTTTGTTTACTAAGCGGAGGGATGTCATGCATTATTCTCTTTGTTTATGCAGAGGACTTAACCATAATGATGTATGGTTCTTCGCATGCAGCGATCTATGTGAAGTTCATGGCCCCTTTTTTTCTTCTTTATTATTTTCAAGGACCTTTGCAAGCGGTTCTCCAAGCATTAAATTTAGCCGGTGCAGCGATGACAAACAGTTTGATTGGGGCAGTTGTTAAAACAGGCATGATCTTTATCCTTGCTTCTCAGCCAAGCTTCGGCATTATGGGGGCTGCACTTGCGATACTAATTGGCATCGTGCTCGTCACATTACTCCATGCGGCAACTGTCGGAAAGATTTTGCCCATTCATTTACCTCTTAGAGAATATGGCACTTGCGTCTTTGTGATTTTAGGTACAGGGGGAGTCAGTATGTGGCTGAAGCATCAGGTAAATGGAGTTTTTTCAGCCCCTTTGGAGCTTGTCGTGCTCATTGCCATGACATGCATGCTGTATGTCATTCTATTAATCTGTCTTGGTCTCATTACGCGAGAAGAGCTGCGCCGCGTCCCGTTCATAGGGAGGCTGTTCTAA
- a CDS encoding DUF2905 domain-containing protein produces MTEFPKILMILGGVLFAAGLMFQLVGKLPGDIFVKKGNVTFFFPVITCIVISIVLTILLNIFGRMK; encoded by the coding sequence GTGACTGAATTTCCTAAAATATTGATGATCTTAGGTGGCGTCCTTTTTGCCGCAGGTCTTATGTTTCAATTGGTTGGAAAGCTTCCCGGTGATATTTTTGTGAAAAAAGGGAATGTGACGTTCTTTTTTCCTGTTATTACGTGTATTGTCATTAGCATTGTGCTAACCATTTTATTGAATATATTTGGACGAATGAAATAA
- the ruvA gene encoding Holliday junction branch migration protein RuvA, translated as MIEFVKGTIDYVCPHYVVIENGGVGYQVYTPNPFVFKVKKQETIYTYHYIKEDAFSLYGFSTRAEKALFTKLLNVTGIGPKGALAILASGDPGSVISAIEREDEAFLIKFPGVGKKTARQIILDLKGKLADVVPEMIGNLFNHEEDPIKREEQTALDEALEALGVLGYGDREIKKVLPLLKEEKNLTTDQYVKKALQKMLK; from the coding sequence GTGATAGAGTTTGTGAAAGGGACCATAGATTATGTATGCCCTCATTATGTTGTTATTGAAAACGGCGGAGTAGGATATCAAGTGTATACCCCAAACCCGTTTGTCTTTAAAGTGAAAAAACAAGAAACCATTTATACGTATCATTACATAAAGGAAGATGCTTTTTCGTTATATGGATTTTCGACAAGAGCAGAAAAAGCGTTGTTTACAAAATTGTTAAATGTGACAGGTATTGGGCCAAAGGGCGCACTTGCGATTCTTGCTTCCGGCGATCCTGGATCTGTCATTTCAGCGATAGAACGTGAGGACGAAGCCTTCCTCATTAAATTCCCTGGCGTTGGCAAAAAAACAGCGCGACAGATCATTCTTGATCTCAAAGGGAAGCTTGCTGATGTGGTGCCGGAAATGATTGGCAACTTGTTTAACCACGAGGAGGACCCTATCAAGAGGGAGGAACAAACAGCACTAGATGAAGCACTTGAAGCCTTAGGTGTCCTTGGATATGGCGATCGTGAAATTAAAAAAGTCCTTCCATTATTGAAAGAAGAGAAGAATTTGACAACCGATCAATATGTAAAAAAAGCTTTACAAAAAATGTTGAAATAG
- a CDS encoding protein kinase family protein, with product MTEAKRLAESIQYHEENRFNKLVTKPTELELCGKGRSAYVFSYKKDAQKMALKVFFPSCQKIAQKEAAIYEKLSGSPYYPAIYESGDQYILMEYIKGYTFYECLTKGIPIKKHMIEQVDEALEEARQKGLNPSDIHLRNLILTKEGRVRVIDVARFTQTKTCHQWDDLKAAYAYYQKPFFPKKAPRLWLEIIAYLYKKNWFFRHQMTKRNDFLS from the coding sequence ATGACAGAAGCAAAAAGATTAGCCGAATCTATTCAGTATCATGAAGAAAACCGCTTTAATAAGCTTGTCACAAAACCGACAGAGCTTGAGCTGTGCGGCAAAGGAAGAAGTGCCTATGTATTCTCATACAAAAAAGACGCCCAGAAGATGGCGCTGAAAGTTTTTTTTCCTTCTTGTCAAAAGATTGCCCAAAAAGAGGCAGCGATTTACGAAAAACTTTCCGGTTCCCCCTACTACCCTGCGATTTATGAGTCAGGTGATCAATATATTTTAATGGAATATATTAAAGGCTACACTTTTTATGAATGCCTGACAAAAGGGATTCCGATCAAGAAACATATGATTGAACAGGTGGATGAAGCATTAGAAGAAGCGCGTCAGAAAGGGTTAAACCCTTCAGATATTCACTTGCGTAATCTCATCTTAACGAAAGAAGGTCGCGTCCGTGTAATTGATGTCGCTCGCTTTACACAAACGAAAACATGTCATCAATGGGATGACTTAAAAGCCGCTTACGCCTACTATCAAAAACCTTTTTTTCCAAAAAAAGCGCCGCGCCTATGGCTTGAAATCATTGCGTATTTGTATAAAAAGAACTGGTTCTTTCGTCATCAAATGACCAAGAGAAATGATTTCTTATCATAA
- a CDS encoding DUF421 domain-containing protein, with amino-acid sequence MQDILLISIRTIILYFLIWFIFRLMGKREIGELSILDLVIFMMIAEIAVLAIEEVEDHLLHTIWPILLLTILQMTLAYLSLKFQSVRRFLDGKPSLIIINGKIDEGAMRKQRYNFDDLMLQLRENNIDSIQDVSYAILEPSGKLSVVEKENKRKHAALELPLIADGVVQHDHLKQINKNEQWLRDELAKRGYHQLDEVSFCSFNQKTFYIDLKDEVRKKS; translated from the coding sequence ATGCAGGACATCTTACTCATCTCAATTCGGACGATCATTCTATATTTTCTCATATGGTTTATCTTTCGTTTAATGGGAAAAAGGGAAATTGGAGAGCTTAGTATTTTAGATCTTGTCATTTTTATGATGATCGCTGAAATTGCGGTGCTGGCTATAGAAGAAGTAGAGGATCACTTGTTACATACAATTTGGCCGATTCTGCTTTTAACGATCCTTCAAATGACACTTGCCTATCTCTCATTAAAGTTTCAAAGCGTACGGCGTTTTCTTGATGGCAAGCCCTCGTTGATCATAATTAATGGAAAGATCGATGAGGGCGCAATGAGAAAACAGCGATACAACTTTGATGATCTGATGTTACAGCTTAGAGAAAATAACATAGATAGTATTCAGGATGTATCCTATGCGATATTAGAACCCTCAGGAAAGCTATCTGTCGTAGAAAAAGAAAACAAACGCAAACATGCAGCACTTGAGCTACCTCTCATTGCAGACGGTGTGGTTCAACATGACCATCTCAAACAAATTAATAAAAATGAACAGTGGCTGAGAGATGAACTTGCTAAAAGAGGGTATCACCAACTTGATGAGGTATCATTTTGCAGCTTTAATCAAAAGACATTTTATATTGACTTGAAAGATGAAGTGAGAAAGAAGAGCTGA
- the queA gene encoding tRNA preQ1(34) S-adenosylmethionine ribosyltransferase-isomerase QueA, with protein sequence MKLELFDFDLPERLIAQVPLEKRDASRLMVLNKETGAITHATFSQITDYFHKGDCLVLNNTRVLPARLFGTKEDTGAQVEVLLLTQEEGDRWETLVKPAKRVKKGTVITFGDGRLKAVCTEELEHGGRKVEFQYTGIFYEVLESLGEMPLPPYIKEQLDDRERYQTVYSKEVGSAAAPTAGLHFTTELLDALKAKGVHIAFITLHVGLGTFRPVSAEHIEEHEMHAEFYEMNEETAEVLNRVRKEGGRIISVGTTSTRTLETIASAHDGVFHASSGWTSIFIYPGYTFRAIDGMITNFHLPKSSLIMLVSALAGREHVLHAYNEAVKEEYRFFSFGDAMLIQ encoded by the coding sequence ATGAAATTAGAACTATTTGATTTTGATTTACCAGAAAGATTGATTGCACAGGTCCCGCTTGAAAAGCGAGATGCATCAAGACTGATGGTATTAAATAAAGAGACAGGCGCGATCACACACGCAACATTTTCGCAGATTACTGATTATTTTCACAAGGGTGATTGTCTCGTCTTAAATAACACACGTGTGCTGCCTGCACGGCTGTTTGGTACAAAGGAAGATACAGGTGCACAAGTGGAAGTTCTTCTGCTAACACAGGAGGAAGGGGATAGATGGGAGACGCTTGTGAAACCAGCAAAGCGTGTGAAAAAAGGAACAGTCATCACATTTGGTGATGGGCGTTTAAAAGCGGTTTGTACGGAGGAATTGGAACATGGCGGAAGAAAAGTCGAATTCCAGTATACAGGTATTTTTTATGAAGTGCTTGAATCGCTTGGAGAAATGCCACTTCCGCCTTATATTAAGGAGCAGCTTGACGATCGTGAACGCTATCAAACAGTATATTCTAAAGAGGTTGGTTCTGCGGCTGCACCTACTGCTGGTCTTCACTTTACAACAGAACTATTAGATGCTTTAAAAGCAAAGGGCGTCCATATCGCTTTTATCACCCTGCATGTAGGACTTGGAACTTTTCGCCCAGTCAGTGCTGAGCACATTGAAGAACATGAAATGCATGCAGAGTTTTACGAGATGAATGAAGAAACGGCTGAAGTACTCAATCGAGTCCGCAAAGAAGGAGGCCGCATAATATCGGTTGGAACCACTTCGACAAGAACACTTGAAACCATTGCAAGTGCGCATGATGGTGTGTTTCACGCATCAAGCGGCTGGACATCTATCTTTATTTATCCTGGCTATACGTTTCGGGCAATCGACGGAATGATTACCAACTTCCATCTGCCGAAGTCCTCCTTAATTATGCTCGTCAGTGCGTTAGCTGGACGAGAGCATGTGCTACATGCTTACAATGAAGCAGTGAAAGAGGAGTATCGATTCTTCAGTTTTGGCGATGCCATGCTGATTCAATAA